The following are from one region of the Chloracidobacterium sp. genome:
- a CDS encoding DUF1697 domain-containing protein: MRHVALLRGINVGGNTMIKMGELRAMFEALTFENVASYINSGNLAFDIARRMPAAAGSTLESTLVDQIESALQLTFGRTVSVMVREQQHIQTILDSNPFAGQFESHKEMHVLFLRSELSEDSAALLGELAPPGERFQLIGREIYCHLPMGVADSYLGRGQFEKKLKIAATARNWRTVEKLAVL; encoded by the coding sequence ATGCGCCATGTCGCACTGCTCCGCGGCATCAACGTCGGCGGAAACACGATGATCAAAATGGGAGAGCTTCGGGCGATGTTCGAAGCTCTCACTTTTGAAAACGTTGCGAGCTACATCAATAGCGGCAATCTGGCTTTCGACATTGCCCGCAGGATGCCTGCAGCTGCGGGTTCAACGCTTGAATCGACCCTCGTTGATCAGATAGAATCCGCCCTGCAATTGACCTTTGGCAGGACGGTTTCGGTGATGGTCCGCGAGCAGCAGCACATTCAAACCATTCTTGATAGCAATCCATTTGCCGGCCAGTTCGAAAGCCACAAAGAGATGCACGTCTTATTCCTCAGGTCGGAGCTATCGGAAGACAGCGCCGCCCTGCTTGGCGAATTGGCGCCGCCCGGCGAACGCTTTCAATTGATCGGGCGCGAGATATATTGCCACCTTCCGATGGGCGTTGCCGACAGCTATCTTGGCAGGGGTCAGTTCGAAAAGAAACTCAAGATCGCCGCCACCGCCCGCAACTGGCGGACCGTCGAAAAACTCGCGGTCTTATGA
- a CDS encoding 3-hydroxyanthranilate 3,4-dioxygenase produces MIRRPFNFKQWIDDNRHLLKPPVGNKCVYDDDDFIVMVVGGPNSRKDYHWDEGEELFYQLEGDIKVQVQEDGKAVEVPIREGEMFLLPPRIPHNPIRGANTVGLVIERKRRPGELDGLLWFCESCNAKLYEEYFQLEDITTQFQGVFKRFYGDEGLRTCKACGTVMEPPPVVS; encoded by the coding sequence ATGATCCGACGTCCTTTCAACTTCAAACAGTGGATCGACGACAACCGTCATTTGCTGAAGCCTCCGGTCGGCAACAAGTGTGTCTACGACGATGATGATTTCATCGTGATGGTCGTCGGCGGGCCAAACTCGCGCAAGGATTATCATTGGGACGAGGGCGAGGAGCTTTTCTATCAGCTTGAGGGTGATATTAAGGTGCAGGTGCAGGAAGACGGCAAGGCGGTCGAGGTGCCGATCCGCGAGGGCGAGATGTTCCTGCTGCCGCCGCGGATCCCGCATAATCCGATCCGCGGTGCGAACACGGTCGGGCTCGTCATCGAACGCAAACGCCGGCCCGGCGAACTCGACGGCCTGCTCTGGTTTTGCGAGAGCTGCAACGCGAAACTCTACGAGGAATATTTCCAGCTTGAGGACATAACTACCCAGTTTCAGGGGGTTTTCAAACGATTTTACGGCGACGAAGGCCTGCGGACGTGCAAGGCATGCGGCACCGTGATGGAGCCGCCGCCGGTGGTCAGTTGA
- a CDS encoding trypsin-like peptidase domain-containing protein, whose amino-acid sequence MKKILVFAVIAVFLCSPIIGRPQSESSGKASQEQRDREKREQKDRERENREKYKFFSVTSDPPGATVTIGNEEMGRTPFRNPVKFKYFYNGPTFAFSSYIPTHWTMTVSKEGYVTKTIQITRGPYQWVSLNGQNRIIYYVLDSPEFHVKLDKIGEFLGTNPFAKSSRDSQDTTLQTRPILVTEEIVARSLPAVVTIQAGSSSGSGFFILESGIVVTNKHVVQSNQVVNVVTSKGETFRSSSIYVHPQKDLALIKVDGSNFPIVPIANPADAKVGADVLAVGNPGISTVTLNNTVTRGILSSFRNSATDGLLIQTDAAINSGNSGGPLLNNRGEVIGVNTWKIIGGDKEGLGFAIFCSEILQMLKEHFDYTPVYEAREGVIARVPTAEKVVAEIVSEPDGAEIFVNGKFVGSTPSRISLSPGEHEIKVIRKGFKEWVRSVTIAVGSSPKLNAILESGDPQ is encoded by the coding sequence ATGAAAAAAATCCTCGTTTTTGCTGTAATTGCTGTGTTTCTATGTTCGCCCATTATTGGCAGACCACAAAGTGAGTCGAGTGGTAAAGCCTCGCAGGAACAACGTGACCGCGAAAAGCGAGAGCAGAAAGATCGCGAACGTGAAAATCGGGAAAAGTATAAATTCTTCTCCGTTACTAGCGATCCGCCTGGAGCTACGGTAACCATCGGAAACGAGGAGATGGGGCGAACACCATTTCGTAATCCCGTAAAATTTAAATATTTTTATAATGGACCGACCTTCGCATTCTCTAGCTACATTCCAACGCATTGGACGATGACCGTTTCAAAGGAAGGTTATGTAACCAAGACTATTCAGATAACTCGCGGCCCTTATCAGTGGGTAAGTTTGAATGGGCAAAATCGAATTATTTACTATGTGTTAGATTCGCCTGAATTCCATGTGAAATTGGACAAAATTGGGGAGTTTTTAGGAACCAACCCGTTTGCAAAGAGTTCTCGAGATTCGCAAGATACAACTCTCCAAACGCGGCCTATCCTCGTGACTGAGGAAATTGTAGCGAGAAGCCTACCAGCTGTTGTCACAATCCAAGCCGGATCATCATCTGGCAGCGGTTTCTTTATTTTGGAATCTGGCATTGTCGTAACGAATAAGCACGTAGTCCAATCAAATCAGGTTGTTAACGTTGTTACTTCAAAAGGGGAGACATTTCGCAGCTCTTCGATCTATGTTCATCCACAAAAAGATCTAGCCCTAATAAAAGTTGATGGGTCAAACTTTCCAATTGTTCCCATAGCAAATCCTGCCGATGCCAAGGTGGGCGCAGATGTACTGGCCGTCGGCAATCCCGGTATAAGTACGGTTACGCTTAACAACACTGTTACCCGCGGGATTTTAAGTTCATTCCGGAATTCCGCAACCGACGGATTGTTGATTCAAACTGATGCAGCGATTAACAGCGGAAATAGTGGAGGGCCATTGCTGAATAATCGAGGCGAAGTTATTGGTGTTAATACTTGGAAAATTATCGGTGGTGACAAAGAGGGGCTAGGGTTCGCGATATTTTGCAGCGAGATACTTCAAATGCTTAAGGAGCATTTTGATTACACACCTGTTTACGAGGCACGGGAAGGTGTGATTGCGAGAGTGCCGACAGCCGAAAAGGTTGTGGCTGAAATCGTTTCGGAGCCAGACGGTGCCGAAATTTTCGTAAACGGAAAGTTTGTTGGGAGCACTCCCTCC